A genomic segment from Actinoplanes sichuanensis encodes:
- a CDS encoding helix-turn-helix domain-containing protein — MPDGLDYLDLLAREAALIEFERPVVAARTAGASGAALDDLEKAKILALRVRALLERRRRREEELSALYDTAGDLAGLRDVDAVLRAIVHRVRTLLNVDVSYMTLDDAERGDTYMRITDGSVAASFQALRLPPGAGLGGLVALTGAPYATANYPTDPRFRHTGEIDQGVADEGLVAILGVPMRLGSAVIGVLFAANRAERPFAREEVALLSSLAAHAAVALDTARLLAETQTALAELSAANAVIQAHSASVERAAAAHDRMTAVVLRGGGVEDVAADLVDVLAGALLVIDADGRALTTARSPEVSAEVPEPTGATVGEAVAASRGEGRSVRRGELVIAAVVAGADNLGALVFRPERPLADVDQRILERAAQVTALLLLFRRTVADAEAQVRGDLLDDLISRPVRDPDAVRSRAARLGLDVDAPWVVVAAGDDTGDGLGQRAASWARTFAAARRGLAMPRDGQVALLLPGDDPAGTARLVARELSRTLGRPVTAGGAGPGRGSAGVAGAYREAVRCLSALVTLGRSGGGGGAADLGYVGLLLGDRRDVTGFVAGTVGPVIDYDLRRGTALVRTLEAYFEAGGGLARAAEALHVHVNTVNQRLERVAQLLGDDWQRPARALDLQLALRLHRLSGPLADTDT; from the coding sequence ATGCCGGACGGCCTCGACTATCTGGACCTGCTGGCCCGTGAGGCGGCGCTGATCGAGTTCGAGCGGCCGGTGGTGGCGGCCCGCACCGCGGGCGCGTCCGGCGCGGCCCTCGACGATCTGGAAAAGGCCAAGATCCTCGCGCTCCGGGTACGGGCCCTGCTGGAACGCCGCCGTCGGCGTGAGGAGGAGTTGTCCGCCCTCTACGACACGGCCGGTGACCTGGCCGGGCTGCGTGATGTGGACGCGGTGCTGCGGGCCATCGTCCATCGGGTGCGGACACTGCTCAACGTGGACGTGTCGTACATGACGCTGGACGACGCGGAGCGCGGGGACACGTACATGCGGATCACCGACGGGTCGGTGGCGGCGAGTTTCCAGGCGCTGCGACTGCCGCCGGGGGCCGGGCTGGGTGGTCTCGTGGCGTTGACCGGGGCGCCGTACGCGACCGCGAACTACCCGACCGATCCACGGTTCCGGCACACCGGCGAGATCGATCAGGGGGTGGCCGACGAGGGGCTGGTCGCGATTCTGGGCGTACCCATGCGATTGGGGTCGGCCGTGATCGGCGTGCTCTTCGCGGCCAACCGGGCCGAGCGCCCGTTCGCCCGGGAGGAGGTGGCGCTGCTGTCGTCGCTGGCCGCACACGCCGCGGTGGCGCTGGACACGGCCCGCCTGCTCGCCGAGACGCAGACCGCGCTGGCCGAACTGTCCGCGGCGAACGCGGTGATCCAGGCGCACAGCGCGTCGGTGGAACGGGCCGCCGCGGCGCACGACCGGATGACCGCCGTGGTGCTGCGCGGCGGCGGGGTCGAGGATGTCGCCGCCGACCTGGTCGACGTGCTGGCCGGCGCGCTGCTGGTGATCGACGCGGACGGTCGGGCGCTGACCACGGCCCGCAGCCCGGAGGTGTCGGCCGAGGTGCCGGAGCCGACCGGTGCCACGGTCGGCGAGGCGGTGGCCGCGTCCCGGGGCGAGGGCCGCAGCGTGCGCCGGGGCGAGTTGGTGATCGCCGCGGTGGTGGCCGGCGCCGACAACCTGGGTGCGCTGGTGTTCCGCCCGGAGCGGCCACTGGCCGATGTGGATCAGCGGATCCTGGAGCGGGCCGCCCAGGTGACGGCTCTGCTGCTGCTGTTCCGGCGGACCGTCGCCGACGCCGAGGCGCAGGTCCGCGGCGACCTGCTGGACGACCTGATCAGCCGCCCGGTCCGTGACCCGGACGCGGTCCGGTCCCGGGCCGCCCGGCTCGGCCTGGACGTGGACGCCCCCTGGGTGGTGGTCGCGGCCGGCGACGACACCGGGGACGGGCTGGGGCAGCGGGCCGCGTCGTGGGCGCGGACGTTCGCGGCGGCGAGGCGGGGGCTGGCGATGCCCCGGGACGGGCAGGTGGCGCTGCTGCTGCCGGGTGACGATCCGGCCGGGACCGCCCGGCTGGTGGCGAGGGAGCTGAGCCGGACCCTGGGGAGGCCGGTCACCGCCGGCGGCGCCGGACCGGGCCGGGGCTCGGCGGGGGTGGCCGGTGCCTATCGGGAGGCCGTTCGATGCCTGAGCGCCCTGGTCACCCTGGGCCGGTCCGGCGGCGGCGGGGGAGCGGCCGATCTGGGGTATGTGGGCCTGCTGCTCGGTGACCGCCGGGACGTGACCGGGTTCGTCGCCGGAACGGTCGGTCCGGTGATCGACTACGACCTGCGGCGGGGCACCGCGCTGGTGCGCACTCTGGAGGCGTACTTCGAGGCGGGCGGCGGGCTGGCCCGGGCCGCCGAGGCGCTGCACGTGCACGTCAACACGGTCAACCAGCGCCTGGAGCGGGTCGCCCAGCTGCTCGGCGACGACTGGCAGCGCCCGGCTCGTGCTCTCGATCTCCAGTTGGCGCTGCGGCTGCACCGGTTGAGCGGCCCCCTGGCGGACACCGACACCTGA